A region from the Wansuia hejianensis genome encodes:
- the rfbD gene encoding dTDP-4-dehydrorhamnose reductase gives MRILVTGVKGQLGHDVMNELEKRGHTGIGVDIEEMDITDPAACENVIKEADVEAVIHCAAYTAVDAAEDNIELCTRVNAYGTENIARVCEKLNLKMMYISTDYVFDGTGTRAWEPDDERHPLNAYGMSKYEGELAVTGHVKKFFIVRIAWVFGVNGKNFIKTMLRLGKENGAVSVVNDQIGSPTYTYDLAVLLVDMVETEKYGFYHATNEGLCSWYEFAQEIFRQAGMEVKVTPVSSAEFKAKAKRPSNSRMNKEKLTLNGFKRLPSWQDALERYLKEIGD, from the coding sequence ATGAGAATATTGGTAACCGGGGTAAAGGGTCAATTGGGCCATGATGTAATGAATGAACTGGAGAAGAGAGGCCATACCGGGATTGGGGTTGATATTGAGGAGATGGATATTACAGATCCTGCCGCGTGTGAAAATGTGATAAAAGAGGCAGATGTTGAGGCTGTGATCCACTGCGCCGCTTATACGGCTGTGGATGCCGCAGAAGATAACATTGAGCTCTGTACAAGGGTCAATGCCTATGGCACGGAGAACATTGCCAGGGTATGCGAAAAACTGAATCTGAAGATGATGTACATCAGCACAGATTATGTATTTGACGGTACCGGAACCCGCGCCTGGGAACCGGATGATGAGAGGCATCCCCTGAATGCTTATGGTATGAGCAAATATGAAGGTGAACTGGCTGTCACCGGCCATGTAAAAAAATTTTTCATAGTGAGAATTGCATGGGTATTTGGTGTCAACGGGAAGAATTTTATCAAAACGATGCTGCGCCTGGGAAAGGAGAACGGAGCTGTTTCAGTCGTCAATGATCAGATTGGTTCTCCTACTTATACGTATGACCTGGCCGTACTGTTAGTTGATATGGTAGAGACAGAGAAGTATGGGTTTTACCATGCTACAAATGAAGGGCTTTGCAGTTGGTATGAGTTTGCGCAAGAGATTTTCCGCCAGGCCGGAATGGAGGTTAAGGTTACGCCAGTATCATCTGCTGAATTTAAGGCGAAAGCAAAACGGCCGTCCAACAGCAGGATGAACAAGGAAAAACTCACATTAAATGGATTCAAGAGATTACCTTCCTGGCAAGACGCTCTGGAGCGGTATCTGAAAGAGATTGGCGATTAA
- a CDS encoding GtrA family protein — protein MSRLIGQLVRFGIVGAICTAVDFGVMIFLKEVAGIFYLIASGISFSVSVIINYLLSMRYVFHGKKGSSRVKEFIIFVVLCVIGLGINQVIMWAAVSGFGFSYVFSKVGATGIVMVYNFLTKKIFLEEKETDRQEEKS, from the coding sequence ATGAGCAGATTGATCGGGCAGTTAGTTCGTTTTGGTATTGTCGGAGCGATTTGTACTGCTGTTGATTTTGGAGTAATGATATTTTTAAAAGAAGTTGCAGGCATATTCTATTTGATTGCCAGCGGCATCTCATTTTCAGTGTCAGTCATAATCAATTATCTGCTGAGTATGCGGTATGTATTTCACGGAAAAAAAGGAAGCAGCAGAGTAAAAGAATTTATTATCTTTGTTGTTCTGTGCGTAATCGGCCTGGGGATCAACCAGGTCATTATGTGGGCCGCAGTCAGCGGATTCGGATTTTCATATGTTTTTTCAAAGGTTGGTGCGACGGGCATCGTAATGGTATATAACTTTTTGACAAAGAAAATCTTTTTAGAAGAAAAAGAGACAGATAGACAGGAGGAAAAGTCATGA
- a CDS encoding D-alanyl-D-alanine carboxypeptidase family protein has protein sequence MHKRLKRIICAGTAALVWTLTCVTAWAGVDTAATFQVDSNSWKNWPAGPDIQGDTAVVMELETGAVLYNKGMDAQRYPASITKIMTAMLVLENCDLNGQVTMTETGMADAYSGSSNCLPKLGEVFSVEQCLQMIMIKSANDVSTQVAEYMSGSVQGFADRMNSRAAELGCQNTHFCNASGLENNDHYTSAHDMALIMREALKYDKFREILAMQNVTIPATNMSGERYYETHVQMMVPGNPYYYEGCFGGKTGYTDISKSTLVTCAQRDGITLIGVVMGGIDSNLICDDMKAVLDYGFQNFTKTDASYGCETISGGTAMLPQNVKLESLTAKAEETEEGTLVTYELSNQVVGSAVMTDENYAVFQEKRGVKDSGNQEGEAESESSVVTVSRPTEEKQISDSDEGQGSGTKLAVYIAIAILGILILGGVVLIFLGASKKNNRRKRRR, from the coding sequence ATGCATAAGAGGTTAAAAAGAATTATATGTGCAGGAACCGCTGCACTTGTCTGGACATTAACTTGTGTAACGGCCTGGGCCGGGGTGGATACGGCCGCCACATTCCAGGTGGATTCCAACAGCTGGAAGAACTGGCCGGCAGGGCCGGACATTCAGGGAGATACAGCGGTAGTAATGGAGCTGGAGACCGGGGCGGTCCTTTATAATAAGGGAATGGACGCCCAGCGGTATCCTGCAAGCATAACAAAAATCATGACAGCCATGCTTGTTCTGGAGAATTGTGATTTGAACGGGCAGGTGACTATGACAGAGACGGGAATGGCAGATGCATATTCGGGCAGCTCCAACTGTCTGCCTAAGCTGGGAGAAGTTTTTTCAGTAGAACAATGCCTGCAGATGATTATGATTAAATCTGCCAATGATGTTTCAACGCAGGTTGCGGAGTATATGAGCGGTTCAGTCCAGGGATTTGCAGACAGGATGAACAGCCGCGCCGCTGAACTGGGATGTCAGAATACGCATTTCTGCAATGCCAGCGGTTTGGAGAATAATGATCATTATACCAGCGCTCATGATATGGCATTAATCATGAGGGAGGCGTTAAAATATGATAAGTTCCGGGAAATCCTCGCCATGCAGAATGTGACGATTCCTGCCACAAATATGTCGGGAGAACGATATTATGAGACCCATGTTCAGATGATGGTTCCGGGGAATCCATATTATTATGAAGGTTGTTTTGGCGGTAAGACAGGTTACACGGATATATCAAAGAGCACGCTTGTAACGTGCGCCCAGCGAGATGGGATCACGTTGATCGGGGTAGTAATGGGAGGGATTGACAGCAACCTGATCTGTGATGATATGAAAGCTGTATTGGATTATGGTTTTCAGAATTTTACAAAAACAGATGCTTCCTATGGGTGTGAAACCATATCCGGCGGTACAGCAATGCTCCCACAGAATGTAAAGTTAGAAAGCCTCACGGCGAAGGCAGAAGAAACTGAGGAAGGAACGCTGGTTACCTATGAACTGTCAAACCAGGTGGTTGGATCGGCTGTAATGACAGATGAAAACTATGCGGTTTTTCAGGAAAAGAGGGGTGTTAAAGATTCTGGAAACCAAGAAGGAGAAGCTGAAAGTGAGAGCTCCGTTGTCACAGTATCCCGCCCGACAGAGGAAAAACAGATATCAGATTCTGATGAGGGACAAGGCTCCGGCACTAAGCTGGCTGTGTATATAGCCATCGCCATTTTGGGAATCTTAATCCTTGGAGGAGTAGTATTGATTTTTCTTGGGGCGTCCAAAAAAAATAACAGAAGGAAACGACGCCGTTGA
- a CDS encoding HPr family phosphocarrier protein: MVSQKVTVNNPSGLHLRPAGNLCNTAIQYQSHISFDYQGGNANAKSVLSVLGACVKCGDEITLICEGDDEEEALKALVGAIEGGLGE; this comes from the coding sequence ATGGTCAGCCAAAAGGTTACGGTGAATAATCCCTCAGGCCTGCATCTGCGGCCTGCCGGAAATTTATGTAATACTGCGATACAATACCAGTCCCATATTTCATTTGATTATCAGGGTGGGAATGCCAATGCCAAGAGTGTACTGAGTGTGTTGGGCGCCTGTGTGAAATGTGGAGATGAAATTACACTCATCTGTGAAGGAGATGACGAAGAAGAAGCGCTGAAAGCCCTTGTAGGAGCGATTGAAGGCGGACTTGGTGAGTAA
- a CDS encoding CdaR family protein, whose product MKTNLLSKLTKNLALKIISVVIAIVIWYVVVDFNDPIETESYSVRIEVTNESYISNGKQIYRIADEYKTVTVYIKGNRSKLKRVQSGNIKVTADLTQIVDLERDPVTVPLQASCPGFSMSDITLSRATIPIVIENVASQEFPVTVTTGDTSPGKDYEVGVLTSNPDRVTINGPESIVNQIESVVAKIDVTGMTQDGIKSAELKLYDKNQVEIEESTIKDHLTFDGGVPDINVKVELWKKRSGVKLSVAYSGTPADGYQITEITTSPTEITVAGDENALSILAEQNNTISIPADRVSVEGAKADLSMEVELSDLLPADLKLSSTMKDSVMVYVTVLPNGSREFSLDVEDIRTENLASDLAVSYDQSEFKIRVKGSDSALNMLDLSQVTAVIDLKGKSIGDYTVPVKITLPAGYQLVDEVNITIHLKEKPEVIKAGEQ is encoded by the coding sequence GTGAAAACAAATCTGCTCAGTAAACTGACTAAGAATCTGGCTCTGAAAATCATCTCCGTGGTTATCGCAATTGTGATCTGGTATGTGGTGGTTGATTTTAATGATCCGATAGAGACAGAGAGCTACAGCGTGCGGATAGAAGTGACGAACGAATCCTATATTTCCAATGGGAAGCAGATTTACCGGATTGCGGATGAATATAAGACGGTCACTGTTTATATTAAGGGTAACCGGTCAAAGCTGAAAAGGGTTCAGTCCGGCAACATAAAGGTTACGGCCGATCTGACTCAGATTGTGGACCTGGAAAGGGATCCGGTTACAGTTCCGCTGCAGGCCAGCTGTCCGGGCTTTAGCATGTCAGACATCACGCTCTCCCGTGCTACGATACCGATTGTGATAGAGAACGTTGCGAGCCAGGAGTTCCCGGTGACGGTAACCACAGGCGATACGAGTCCGGGCAAGGATTATGAGGTCGGTGTTCTTACTTCAAATCCGGACCGCGTCACTATTAACGGACCGGAATCCATCGTGAACCAGATAGAAAGCGTGGTTGCTAAGATAGATGTAACCGGCATGACGCAGGACGGCATCAAATCAGCGGAACTGAAGCTGTATGACAAGAATCAGGTAGAAATAGAAGAAAGTACGATCAAGGATCATCTGACATTTGACGGTGGGGTGCCGGACATTAATGTGAAGGTTGAATTATGGAAGAAACGCTCCGGTGTGAAGCTGAGTGTAGCTTACAGTGGAACGCCTGCTGATGGCTATCAGATTACCGAGATTACGACTTCACCTACGGAGATCACAGTAGCCGGGGATGAGAATGCCCTCAGCATACTCGCAGAACAGAATAATACGATTTCCATACCGGCAGACCGGGTATCCGTAGAAGGGGCAAAGGCGGATCTGAGCATGGAAGTGGAACTGTCTGATCTGCTTCCGGCCGATTTGAAGCTTTCATCGACGATGAAGGATTCGGTCATGGTTTATGTGACGGTTCTCCCTAATGGAAGCCGGGAATTCAGTTTAGACGTTGAGGATATCAGAACAGAAAATCTGGCGAGTGATTTGGCCGTATCCTATGACCAGTCAGAGTTCAAAATCCGTGTGAAGGGCTCCGACAGTGCTTTGAATATGTTGGATCTTTCTCAGGTGACAGCGGTCATTGATCTTAAAGGAAAGTCAATAGGAGATTATACAGTCCCGGTTAAGATCACCCTTCCGGCAGGATATCAGCTGGTGGATGAGGTGAATATCACCATACATTTGAAGGAAAAACCGGAAGTGATAAAAGCAGGGGAGCAATAA
- the cdaA gene encoding diadenylate cyclase CdaA produces the protein MEAFWNWIRIHVVSWLAPPKTIEIIDIVQVLLIAYFVYHLILWVKNTRAYTLLKGILFIVAFVVVANVLNMDVIVWLLGNLSVAAITAVVIIFQPELRKVLEQMGHKNPLSSLFSLSRVSEVANMRFSDQTINELVRASFEMGEVKTGALIVVEREVRLEEYEKTGIPVDAILTGQLLINIFEHNTPLHDGAVIVRNNRVMAATCYLPLSDNMELNKKLGTRHRAGVGISEVSDSLTIIVSEETGNVSYAMEGELHTAVTPSELREQLHKIQKLYQMDYTRFRRKGRDKRENKSAQ, from the coding sequence TTGGAAGCATTCTGGAATTGGATACGGATTCATGTTGTCAGCTGGCTGGCCCCGCCGAAGACAATAGAAATTATCGATATCGTTCAGGTACTTTTAATTGCATATTTTGTGTATCATCTGATTCTCTGGGTCAAAAACACCCGTGCCTATACATTGCTGAAGGGTATCCTTTTCATCGTGGCATTTGTTGTTGTTGCAAATGTCCTGAATATGGATGTCATCGTATGGCTGCTGGGTAATCTGAGCGTTGCAGCGATTACCGCAGTGGTAATCATATTCCAGCCTGAACTCAGAAAGGTCCTGGAACAGATGGGCCATAAGAATCCTCTGTCCTCCCTGTTTTCTCTGAGCAGGGTATCCGAAGTGGCCAATATGCGTTTTTCGGATCAGACGATCAATGAACTGGTGCGTGCCAGTTTTGAGATGGGCGAGGTGAAGACCGGAGCCCTGATCGTAGTGGAGCGGGAAGTGAGGCTGGAGGAGTACGAGAAAACGGGGATTCCTGTAGATGCGATACTCACCGGCCAATTATTGATTAATATATTTGAACACAATACACCGTTGCATGACGGTGCTGTTATTGTACGAAACAACCGGGTGATGGCGGCGACCTGCTATCTCCCGCTTTCTGATAACATGGAGCTGAATAAAAAACTGGGTACGCGCCACCGCGCCGGCGTAGGTATCAGCGAAGTCAGTGATTCACTGACGATCATTGTGTCTGAGGAGACAGGGAATGTCTCCTACGCCATGGAAGGGGAGCTACATACCGCGGTCACTCCGAGTGAGCTGAGAGAACAGCTGCATAAGATTCAGAAACTGTATCAAATGGATTATACCAGATTCAGGAGGAAGGGACGGGATAAACGTGAAAACAAATCTGCTCAGTAA